The genomic region CTGTTTGTAACCCCCGAAGGGCAAGCCCGGGAAGGCGGAGAAGGGATTGTTGATCATGACCACGCCCGCCTTCAACTGTCCCGCCACGCGGTGGGCCCGGCTGAAATCGCGGGTCCAGAGGGAGGCGGCCAATCCGTAGATGGTGTCGTTGGCCAAGCGGATCACTTCCCGCTCGTCGCTGAACTTCATCACCACCACGACCGGACCGAAAATCTCCTCCTGGGCCACGCGCATGTCGTTGGTCACATCGACGATGACGGTGGGCATGTACCAGTGTCCCTTTTCAAATTCGGGACCCTCCGGCCGTTTTCCGCCGTAGAGCACCCGGGCCCCTTCCTTTTCCGCCAGGCGGACGTAGGAATCGATCACTTCCAGCTGACCCGCGGAAATGACCGCCCCCACATGGGTGTCCGGGTCCATGGGGTCGCCCACCTTCAATTTTTTCGCCTTTTCCACAAACCGCTCCAGGAACTCGTCATAAATCGCTTCGTGGACAAACAGCCGGGAACGGGCTTCGCAGGACTGCCCGGTGTTGTAATAGATGCCGAAGAGGGATCCGTTCACCGCCGCTTCCAGATCGGCATCCTCGAAGATGATGTTGGGCGATTTGCCGCCCAGCTCCAGGGTGACCCGCTTCAGCGTCTCGGAGGCCCGGGCCATGATGTCTTTCCCGGTCTTCGTTTCCCCGGTGAAGGCCACTTTGTCCACGCCGGGATGCTCCGTGAGATAGGCGCCCACATCGGTGCCGCTTCCGGTGATCACGTTGATCACCCCGGCGGGAACTCCCGCTTCGTGACAAATGTCCGCCAGCGTGAGAGCCGTGATCGGCGTCAGGGTGGCCGGTTTCAGCACAATGGTGCATCCGGCGGCCAGCGCCGGAGCCACCTTCCACGCCGCCATCATCAGCGGATAGTTCCAGGGCACGATCTGGGCGCAGACGCCGACCGGCTCCTTCACCGTATAATGGAAAAATCCGTTCGGAACCGGCTTGGTGCTTCCCGACAAGGTGGAAACCGCCCCGGCATACAGCTCGAAGTCCTCAATGGCCTGCATGATCTGACCCCTGGCGGCGGACAGGGCCTTGCCGCTGTTGATGACCTCCAGCTCCACCAGCTCGTTGAAGCGCTCCCGCATGATCGCCGCCACCTTGTTCAGGATCTGGCCGCGGCGGGAAGCCGGCCAACGGGCCCATTTGCTGTTTTCCAGAGCTTCGCGGGCGGCGGAAACGGCTTTGTCCACGTCCTTCCGCGTCGCCTTGGCCACCCGGGCGATCACCTCTCCGGTGGCCGGATTGTAGGTGTCAAAGTACTCGCCGGAAGAACTGGGAACGTGTTCTCCGTTGATCAGCAGGTGATACTCCTCTTTCAACAGTGCGGGCTTTTCCTTCAGCATCCAATCATCCTCCTCTTTTCCGGCTTCCAGCTCGGGCCGAAGCTCGGCCTTAAGATCACTTCCCCTCGGCGACTTCGCCGATCATCATCGTCACCAGGGAACCGGCGAATCCCATCAGATCCTTGGCCGCCGCCTTGCCCTCGGCGGAGGACATCGCCGCGTCCAGGGCCCCGCGGTCTTCGAAATACATCTCGGCCAAAAGATAATAGGGCGCCTCCCCGCCCATCGGCGTCCCCACCAGGCGGGTCACCTCCAGCTTTTTCAGCCCCGGCATTTTCTCGGCCAAGGGAGCGTGCACATTCCAATAATGGTCGTCAAAGGCCTTTTTGTCTTCGGGATGGCGGTAAAGGGCAATCAGTTTGACCATGACAGATCCCTCTTTCCTACGTAGGATGATGCTCTGTCCAATAAGGCAGCCGAAAATCCCTGCTTATCCCTTCATCTTCACCGGATTGCGCCGGTCGATCACCCGGACGGCCTTCCCTTCGCTCCGGGGAATGGTCCGTGGCTCACGCAGGACAACCTCCGTCGTCACGCCGAGCACATCCTTCAACTTGGCACGCAGGCGGAAGGAGAGCTTTCCGCAGGATTCGTGCTCCAGGGAGAAGGAGGGGCCCAGGTGGCGGACAAAGGTTTCCGACAACTCCACCTCGAGAACCAGCTTGTCCATCACCCCTTCCTTCGACACCACCAGCTGGTAGTGGGGCGCCACCTCTTCCATTCCCAGCACCACTTGCTCCACTTCCGAAGGGAAGACATTGACGCCGCGGATCACCAACATGTCGTCGATCCGCCCCTTGATGCGGGACATCCGGACATGGGTGCGCCCGCAGCGGCACGGCTCCGTGTACAGCGCGGCGATATCCCCCGTCCGGTAACGAATGACAGGGTTTGCCTCCTTGGTCAGGGAGGTGAACACCAGCTCGCCGAACTCCCCCTCGGGCAGCGGTTCGCCCGTCTCGGGGTCGATCACCTCGGGCAGGAAATGATCCTCGGCGATGTGCAGGCCGTCCTTCGCCTCCCGGCACTCGATGGAAACGCCGGGACCGATCACTTCCGACAGGCCGTAAATATCGATGGCGTCGATGTCCCAGGTTTCCTCCAGGGTGCGCCGCATTTCCTCGGACCAGGCTTCCGCTCCGAAGATTCCGTACTTCAGCGACGTGTCCCGGGGGTTTTTGCCCGCTTCGATCATCGCTTCCGCCAGGCTCAGCACGAAGGAGGGCGTCCCGCAGATCCCCCGGGGACGAAAATCTTGAATCAGGGTGACCTGCCGCGAGCGGTTGCCGCCGGACACGGGAACCACCGTCATGCCCAACCGCTCGCCGCCGTAGTGAAGACCCAGCCCCCCGGTAAACAGGCCGTAGCCGTAGGCGTTGTGGAGCACATCCCCGGGCTGACCGCCGGAGGCGACAATGGCCCGGGCGCACACGTCCGCCCAATGCTCGATGTCTTTGCGGGTGTATCCCACCACCGTCGGCTTCCCTTTGGTGCCGGACGACGCGTGGATGCGGATCACCTGCTTCAGATCGACGGCAAAAAGGCCGAAGGGGTACTGTTCCCGGAGATCCGCCTTGCGGGTGAAGGGCAGGCGGTGAAGATCCTCCACTCCCCGTATGTCCTCCGGAGTGATGCCCGCCTCGTCAAACCGTTGGCGGTAGAAGGGCACCCGGTGGTACACCCTTTCGACCACTTTCCGAAGCCTCTCCGACTGAAGCCTCCGCAGATCCTTCCGATCCATCGATTCCCATTCCGGTTGAAACACCCGACCATCCTCCTTTCCGGCACTCCCCCCCACTCCCCCATTTTTCCTATGATCTCTATACGGGTTTCATGCCTTCAAAGGGCTGGCGGCAACGCCTGCAGTAGAAAATCGAACGGCACGCCGTCGGCCCGAAAAGGTTGTGGATTTCTCCTCCTTCGGCGCCGCAGTAGGGGCAAGGAGGAACGATATCCATGGGATTTTCCCCGGCGGGACGGGGAGGAGCAATCCCGAAGGAGGCCAGGCGCTTTCTCCCCTCCTCCGTAATTCGATCCGAAGTCCAGGGAGGATCATACACGAACTTGACCTCCACGTCGGCCACGCCTTCCACCTGAAGGAGGCGGTTCCGCACGTCCCGTCGGATGATGTCCAACGCGGGGCACCCGACAAAGGTGGGCAAAATCTCCACCGTCACCCGGTCCCCCTCCACCAGCAGGCGATGAATCATCCCCAGGTCCACCAGACTGATCGTGGGTATCTCCGGGTCTTTCACCTCTTGCAAAGCCTGCCACAGGGCACTCCTGTTGTCGCTCATGCGGATCACCTCCTTCCCCCGATCACCACCGGGCGGCCGGATCCAACCGGAACACCTCCGTCATCGAATCCAGCAAGCGTTCCAAATCGGGGGTGTGCTGCCCCTTTCTCCCGTCCAAATCGGGCGCAGCCGGAGAACCCGGCCAGGGAAGCTTCGCCTCCTCAAAGGCGGGGCGCACCTGCTGCTCCCAACGCCTCTTGAGCTCGGCGGCTCCAAAGGGAATGATGCCGAATTCCAACAGCCGGCTCTCCGCGTCTCCCAGCGAAAAGAGTCCGCCGATTTCCGGCCACAAATCCCGAACCGCCCGGCGCATGCGCTCCGTCGCCTCCCCACCGGCCGACCCCAGCCGGGTGAACCACAGGCGCATGTGGAGGAGATGATAATGTTCCTCCCGCCGGATCTTGGTCACCCCATGGGCCAAGGGAACGTAACCGGAGGTCGAAAGCGCTTCCAATCGAATTTGATCAAACACATCGTAGAAGAAGTGACGGGCGATCGTATAGGCCCAGTCTCCGTTGGGACGCTCCAGCACCACCGCGTTGCGGCGCCGGTTCGCTTCCCGGCCAAAGGCGAGGCGGTCGGAATCGGTTTCCCCCAGTTCGTGGAGCCGCTCGTAGAAGTAAACGGAGTGTCCCACCTCGTCCTGGGCGATGGAGCTGAACGCCACATCCTCTTCGATATCCGGGGCCAATCCCAACCATTCGGAATCGCGGTGCCCCATGACGAGTTCGTCATCCGCCAGCTGGAACAACAGCTCGGTCAGCGCTTCCCGGTACCCACTGATTTTTGCCGCTTCTGACGCTGACTCCACACGCATCGGCCATCACCCCGCTCCCGCATATTCCTCGTGCAAAGCCCGGCCATCCCTTTCGGGAAAAAGCCCCGAAAGGCCCGGCGACAAAGCCCCCGGCGGGGGGGCGGAAGGCGCCGTTGACGTCCGCCTGCGGCGCGCCCTCCCTTCCCCCGCTTCAAAAACGGCCCCGCCGGGACCGTCCGGAATCCTTTTCCCCGTCCGACACGAGGAGGGACTTTCTCCTCTCCGCTTCCTTTTCCTCAAAGTAGCGGATCATCTCGTCGAAATCCGGATTCCCCTCCTTGAACATCTTCCACAGCCGCCCGTTTTCCGAATAACCGGAGACCTTCCGGTATCGGCGGTCCAGCTCCCGGGCGAAATAATCCCCTTCGGAGGGCGCGGCGTGGATGGATTCCCGGGGAACCACCCACAGGTTGACCGCCGGGTCGCGGCGCAGAAAATTCTCCCGGGCCGTAATCAGCGCCACATCCGGGGAAGGAGCGATCACGCTGCCCACATGCTGGTGATGATCCAGGGCCGACTTTTGGACGAACACCTCATAAACGCCGAACTCCAGTTTTTCTTCCCGCTCCTCCATGGCCGAACCCCCTTTCCCTGCTCAAACCGCGGCGGCCGCCCGCGCCGAACGGAGCATCGCCTCGCGCACCCAACGCTGCCCTTCGTGGGCCTGCCTGCGCAACTGGATCCGCTCCTGGGACTTGGGACCGCAATTTTTGCGCACGATCCGGGAAAACTTCTCCCAATCCGGCGGCGTGTATACCCACCGCTTCTTCTCTTCATCGTAGTGAAGCTCCGGATCCGGCACCTTGAGACCGAGGGCGCGGATTTGCGGGACGTACTTGTCCAGAAACTGCTGGCGCAGCTCCTCGTTGGTCTTGACCCGAATCCGGTATTCGAGCATCCGGCGGGCGGCGTCGGTGATCTGCGGCGGACCGAAGAAGAACAGCAGGGATTCCCACCAGCGGTTCAGGGCATCCTGCAGCATGTCCCGCTGCTTTTGGGTGCCCATCGCCATGGCGAGGATGATGTTTTCCCCGTGCTGCATGTGGAAGCTCTCCTCGGCGCAGATCCGCTTCAACACCCGGGCGTAAGGGGCATAGGAGGTCTCCAGCAGCGACACCTGGGTGATGATCGCCGCCCCGTCCACCAGCCATCCGATCAACCCGGCATCCGCCCAGGTTTCCGCGTCCATGTGGAACACGTTGTGAAACTTGACCCGGCTGAGAAAAATGTCCGTTATCAGGTCCTCCCGGTTTTTGCCGAGGGGGGCGGCCAGATCCTCCACCACCCGGAGAAGCAGTTGGCCGTGTCCCATCTCGTCCTGCACCTTGGCCATCAGGCTCAACTTGCGCCGGAGATTGGGGGCCTTGGGAACCCACTGCTTCTCGGGATACACCCCCATGACCTCGCTGATCCCGTGCATGTGGATCAGCTTGATGAGAAGTTGCCGGTATTCATCCGGCATCCAGTCCGTCGCTTCGATCTTTTCGCCCCGCCGAATCCGCTCCATGAACTGGGCATGGCGCTCATCGAGACTCATCCTTCTCCCTCCTTGTGGACAGCAATGCCCGACAGAATGATCTCCGCGAAGCGATCGGCGATCTCTTCCGGGGTCAAGGGCCCCTCCGGCTGGTACCACTGGTACATCCAGTTGGCCGCCGAAAGGACCAGGAGGCGGGCAAATTTGGGATCTCGCCCGCAGAACTCCCCCTTTTCGATGCCCTCTTCAAAGATGCGGGCCCAAAGGGATTCGTACTCGTCCCGTTTCCGTTGAATGATTTCTCTCCGCTCCTTCGACAGAGCCTTCCACTCGTGAAAGAAGACCGTCGCACCCTCCAGGTTGTCCGCCACCACCCTCGCGTGGGCCGTCAATCCCCGCCGCAATTTCTCCCGCGGCGATCCCGGCCCCTCGACAATGGGGCGAAGGGAACCGAGGAAGGCTTCCGCTCCCCGGTCGGTGATCTCGAAGAGCAGGTCTTCCTTCGAGTTGATATGGGCATACAGACTGCCGGACAAAATGCCGCTGGCTTCGGAGATGTCGCGGATCGTCGTTCCGTGATATCCCTTGGTGCTGAAGAAGCGCCGGGCCACCTCCAGTATCCGTTCTTTTCTCCCCACTCGAGGCATTGCAATGACTCCTTTGTCTAAAACAAGCGCTTGCTTGTTTTTAGAATATACCGATGATATTGATTCTGTCAATAAGA from Planifilum fulgidum harbors:
- a CDS encoding aldehyde dehydrogenase family protein; this translates as MLKEKPALLKEEYHLLINGEHVPSSSGEYFDTYNPATGEVIARVAKATRKDVDKAVSAAREALENSKWARWPASRRGQILNKVAAIMRERFNELVELEVINSGKALSAARGQIMQAIEDFELYAGAVSTLSGSTKPVPNGFFHYTVKEPVGVCAQIVPWNYPLMMAAWKVAPALAAGCTIVLKPATLTPITALTLADICHEAGVPAGVINVITGSGTDVGAYLTEHPGVDKVAFTGETKTGKDIMARASETLKRVTLELGGKSPNIIFEDADLEAAVNGSLFGIYYNTGQSCEARSRLFVHEAIYDEFLERFVEKAKKLKVGDPMDPDTHVGAVISAGQLEVIDSYVRLAEKEGARVLYGGKRPEGPEFEKGHWYMPTVIVDVTNDMRVAQEEIFGPVVVVMKFSDEREVIRLANDTIYGLAASLWTRDFSRAHRVAGQLKAGVVMINNPFSAFPGLPFGGYKQSGFGRELAIESLDLYTETKSVLSYIGSKPLNPFGV
- a CDS encoding EthD family reductase, with the protein product MVKLIALYRHPEDKKAFDDHYWNVHAPLAEKMPGLKKLEVTRLVGTPMGGEAPYYLLAEMYFEDRGALDAAMSSAEGKAAAKDLMGFAGSLVTMMIGEVAEGK
- a CDS encoding phenylacetate--CoA ligase, with the translated sequence MDRKDLRRLQSERLRKVVERVYHRVPFYRQRFDEAGITPEDIRGVEDLHRLPFTRKADLREQYPFGLFAVDLKQVIRIHASSGTKGKPTVVGYTRKDIEHWADVCARAIVASGGQPGDVLHNAYGYGLFTGGLGLHYGGERLGMTVVPVSGGNRSRQVTLIQDFRPRGICGTPSFVLSLAEAMIEAGKNPRDTSLKYGIFGAEAWSEEMRRTLEETWDIDAIDIYGLSEVIGPGVSIECREAKDGLHIAEDHFLPEVIDPETGEPLPEGEFGELVFTSLTKEANPVIRYRTGDIAALYTEPCRCGRTHVRMSRIKGRIDDMLVIRGVNVFPSEVEQVVLGMEEVAPHYQLVVSKEGVMDKLVLEVELSETFVRHLGPSFSLEHESCGKLSFRLRAKLKDVLGVTTEVVLREPRTIPRSEGKAVRVIDRRNPVKMKG
- the paaD gene encoding 1,2-phenylacetyl-CoA epoxidase subunit PaaD — translated: MSDNRSALWQALQEVKDPEIPTISLVDLGMIHRLLVEGDRVTVEILPTFVGCPALDIIRRDVRNRLLQVEGVADVEVKFVYDPPWTSDRITEEGRKRLASFGIAPPRPAGENPMDIVPPCPYCGAEGGEIHNLFGPTACRSIFYCRRCRQPFEGMKPV
- the paaC gene encoding 1,2-phenylacetyl-CoA epoxidase subunit PaaC, with the translated sequence MRVESASEAAKISGYREALTELLFQLADDELVMGHRDSEWLGLAPDIEEDVAFSSIAQDEVGHSVYFYERLHELGETDSDRLAFGREANRRRNAVVLERPNGDWAYTIARHFFYDVFDQIRLEALSTSGYVPLAHGVTKIRREEHYHLLHMRLWFTRLGSAGGEATERMRRAVRDLWPEIGGLFSLGDAESRLLEFGIIPFGAAELKRRWEQQVRPAFEEAKLPWPGSPAAPDLDGRKGQHTPDLERLLDSMTEVFRLDPAARW
- a CDS encoding phenylacetic acid degradation protein; the protein is MEEREEKLEFGVYEVFVQKSALDHHQHVGSVIAPSPDVALITARENFLRRDPAVNLWVVPRESIHAAPSEGDYFARELDRRYRKVSGYSENGRLWKMFKEGNPDFDEMIRYFEEKEAERRKSLLVSDGEKDSGRSRRGRF
- the paaA gene encoding 1,2-phenylacetyl-CoA epoxidase subunit PaaA, producing the protein MSLDERHAQFMERIRRGEKIEATDWMPDEYRQLLIKLIHMHGISEVMGVYPEKQWVPKAPNLRRKLSLMAKVQDEMGHGQLLLRVVEDLAAPLGKNREDLITDIFLSRVKFHNVFHMDAETWADAGLIGWLVDGAAIITQVSLLETSYAPYARVLKRICAEESFHMQHGENIILAMAMGTQKQRDMLQDALNRWWESLLFFFGPPQITDAARRMLEYRIRVKTNEELRQQFLDKYVPQIRALGLKVPDPELHYDEEKKRWVYTPPDWEKFSRIVRKNCGPKSQERIQLRRQAHEGQRWVREAMLRSARAAAAV
- a CDS encoding TetR/AcrR family transcriptional regulator, whose product is MPRVGRKERILEVARRFFSTKGYHGTTIRDISEASGILSGSLYAHINSKEDLLFEITDRGAEAFLGSLRPIVEGPGSPREKLRRGLTAHARVVADNLEGATVFFHEWKALSKERREIIQRKRDEYESLWARIFEEGIEKGEFCGRDPKFARLLVLSAANWMYQWYQPEGPLTPEEIADRFAEIILSGIAVHKEGEG